TGGCTCAAGGCGATATTTTTCTCCTGCAATTACTTCTTCTGCAAGTTGATCTAATTCTTTAACTCTATAAGGAAACATTTCTTCTTTAAGTTGTGCTAAGGCTTTTTCTCTTCTACTACTATAAACTTCAAAATAATCAAGAACTGATATTGCTTTCGCTAAAGGATCTGTTTCAGGAGGAATTAAAAATACTTCACAAGGTAATGTATTCTTCTTTTTCTCTAGTATTTCAATGGTTTTAGGAAGTCCTGCTAAAGCAATTTTTCTTCTATCGCCATTTTCTTTAGTTAAAAGTCCAAGTTCTTCTAATTTATGCAGTATATAAGTAAACTCTTTCACTCCAATTTCAGGAGTCAATCTATAACTAATACCAATAAAATCAGGTTCATGATATTTTATAGCTTCTGCTATTTCATCTATTGTTTTACCCGGTGCTAAAACATGACAATTAATGTTTGCTAATCTTCCAATATGAGCAGATTTAAAAAGTCCTTCTGTATGTGGATCATTACCTACAGTAAAAGCTAAATAAGTTTTCTTCATTATGGATATACCCCTTTCATATTCAATATTTTTCATTCAAAAACATAAAAAAGACTATGGGGTTTATTTCTACTTTTCCATAGTTCTAAACCATAGTCTTAAAACACAGAAATATTAACCCCTTTACGCTTACGAAGTTAGCTGTCGGGTTCGGGCAAAGGTTAGCCCTCAATTAATAAGGATTCACCCCAAATAAGTGGGTCCTCCGCTTCTTATAATAATAAGAATTCAGCGTTAAATTATATTTTTCTAAAATTCAACTTTATACTACTTTTAATGTAAACTTTCATTGTTGCAATAATAAGTTAATTGGAATGTTTTGCATTTAAGAATAAAAGTTAAATAATCTATAATAATGCTTAATGCTCTCGTTAAGATAAGATTAAATAAGTTAAAGATATGTATGTTAGTTTAATAGTATAGTTATATTAAATAATATTATATCAAAAATATTAAGAATTTGCAATAGCAAAAATTTAGTGAATTTTTTGCTTTTTCTAAAGAAATACTCCTTAACTACTTCATTTGGTATTTTAAAAGATGAACTATCACCATCATTAAGTCTAATTGTCTTTTTTTGACGTTATACTTTTTAATTACCTTATTTACAAAATAAACAATATACTTTTATCCATATGTTTTAATCATCATAAGGAAAATTTTAGAATATACTATAGGAATAGGTATGTTTTATTGGGGAGGTTTACTATGACAAATAAAACGATTTTGATATTTTTAATAATTCTTGCAGCTATTGGAAAAAATAAAGCTTTATTTATTGGAGGAATAGTAGTTTTTTTGTTCTCTTTTTTAAATAAAGAGTATTTACTTAAAATAAATAAAAATATATTCTTAAATAGTGGGTTGATTCTACTCATGATATGGATACTCATGCCCATTATCCAAAATGAAAAGGATATAACATATATAAATATAAGGAATTGGTTTAGCATTGATGGATTAATTTCCTTTCTAAGTGGCATATTTACAGTAATAATTGCTGCTAAAGGCCTTGAACTTATGAACACTAACCCTTCGGCTGCTATAGGCATTACTATGGGATCTATCATTGGAGTTACCTTTTTTGGAGGTATTCCAGTAGGTATACTAACTGGTTCTGGTATTACCTATTTAATAATAAAATTACTAAAAAAACTCTAGTATTAAAAACCCACTAGAGTTTTCCCTATAGATATAGTGGTTATACACTTATTCCCACCTTTGTTTTTAGCACAATACATGGCTTTATCTGCCTTAAATATTAAATCATCAATATTATTTCCATCCTCTGGGTAAAAGCTAACTCCTATACTCAAGGATATATTCACTTGTATATCATCAAGAATTATAATCTCTCTATTTGCATCAGCTATTCTAGAAGCAATTA
This portion of the Keratinibaculum paraultunense genome encodes:
- a CDS encoding DUF441 family protein — translated: MTNKTILIFLIILAAIGKNKALFIGGIVVFLFSFLNKEYLLKINKNIFLNSGLILLMIWILMPIIQNEKDITYINIRNWFSIDGLISFLSGIFTVIIAAKGLELMNTNPSAAIGITMGSIIGVTFFGGIPVGILTGSGITYLIIKLLKKL